Genomic DNA from Corylus avellana chromosome ca4, CavTom2PMs-1.0:
AGTAGCAAACAAGACAATCATCTATTCTCTGAATCTACCTTTCTAGGCATATCTATCTTCAAGAAAAACAATTAGTTAAATATGACAGCATAAATGCCAAAAATGAGATGGTGAAAATGAATTTGATAAAGAAGATGAATATTCAATTCGCAACAATTCACTTTCAATAGGAACCTGAATTCCTCCCTGATTAATAGAGATAGCTTCAAACTCTGCATTTTGACTCTCTTCATTGGTCAACCACAAAGACATGCAACAATCAATTAAGTCCTTGCTGCAACTCACTGGAGAGCCCCTATTAAAAATTGGGCCCCTCCCAAATCTTGTAATCTTCGCTAGATTCAAATCAGAAAGCTCGTCGGCATAACTCTCTAAAATGTTTCAGATGGCACGACACCAGATCGGTTGAGCTACCTTAAGGAAGTCATGAGCAGCCAATATAGGAAGGTTCACACTTCCCAATTCAGATTCACCATGCCCACCTCTTCCATGATAATCTGATCCTCCCAGCTTTAAAAGACCATAACCATCTGCTACGTCACTGTATGCTGTTGACCAACACAAGTAAACTACCATGTAAGTACCAAATGTTTTAATATAAGCAAAAGATGAGGTTTCATATATAGGTTTGAAGGAAATAAATTCCCATCACAATAGCAGCACTGCAAATGTTCTACTACAGCGTATAATCATTAATATGGTCAACAAGGCTCCCAGATTTGTCTCGCATATCAAAAAGTAACTGACCCACACAAAGCTGTGTGAACAGTACCTGTTACACTATATGACCAGTGCACATTAACAGTACCTCTTGAACAGTGTTATAAAGAGTACACAGTACAATATTTTCTGTTTGTGAATGTTATGAGAATTTGGTGGTCTAGGATTTGAAGATTCaagttttcaaaaaagaatTCTAAATTTTCTGTTCGTTGGAAAATTGTTGGGAATTTCAATGGGAAAACCTAAATGAGAACGACAAACCTAAGCATCACACCTCAAATGGTTACATCACACAATCCATCAAGCAACAATGGCTGAGAACCACTTTTCTTTTAACCCTTTACATCCATCGTTATGTAGAAACAAAACCAACATCTCATCCATgcactaaaatataaaaacattataacAAATATGAGTCGAAACATTATAAAGGATGAAGTTTAACTATAACTCAACTTCATCTGCTGATTTATCCCTGGAATTGTTTTGTAAGGATTTTGATATGTTCCTAAGATAGCATCTTTGTTTGACATCCATTACATGTCTGAAGATCGATGGAGAAGTAAATGTTTTACGTTCTATGGCAATTGATTGGACAGTCACCGAAAACAAATTTCCACaaacaacaatgaaaaagaaaaagacgtAGCAAAGTAAATAGTATACCTGCTAGTTTTCATCACTTGTGTAAACCTCCATCCCATGAAGGCCAGCCTCTTTCAGCCTCCTGATAATGGCAACAGGATTTTTCAGTGCCCCTGGATGAGCTAGCACAGCTACATCCCCAGTATTAGATATCAATTGTATAGCTTCTTCTGCAAGAGGCTCACTTCCCCGGAAACCATATATATCATAAATTCTAAGTCAACAATATGCATCAAGAGCAACAACGAAAGGTTTAACTAATCAACAGAGCATCAGAGACATACAAACTAGAACAGGATAAATCCTCACAACTCAGACTCTTCTTGCAACTTCTTGCAATTTTGAATCACAAACAAGGTTTTATAAAACAGCTCTCTCTGATGTCAGAGAAAATCAAAATTACACAACTTTCTTCAAGCAACTACTAAGAACAAAAGGTACACACACATGTGTATGTATTTATGTACGTATGTATGTGTATGGATGCATGCATACGCCTCCTAATGCtagaaatttagaaaaatgaCCTAATATTGTTCTGATTTCAACATCTGGAATTATCTTGATGCGAAATCTTCTAGCAGCTTCTAGAGCCTCAGGGATGCCTGACATTGTGTCATGATCTGTCAGAGCAAGAACTTTCACCTGTTATGAGAACATTTATTAAACAACTTGCAATACATCTTATGTTGTattcaagaattaaaaaatgagaattGTATAGCAAATGAACTTTTAAGATCAACAATAACGTACAAAGTTTTGCAAGTAGTTTGGACATCAATTCCACAAGGGTCCCACACAATTAACAGATAGCATTGTGGAAATTAATACCTCTCTTTCGACCAAATGTCCATCATTAATGTGTCATAGCCCAATTTAATTCAAgtttctaaattatttttagaatgatATGAAACTAAAgttccattattttttctttgttccaaGACTGTTAGTAGCTAAGAAGTTAAATTCCattcaaaataattgaaaatagtCATTTTATCCAAATGACAACCGCTACCACAATAAGGATGGCTAAATACTCCCCCCCCCCAAATAAAAAGCAATAAATTTCCTTATTGCCTTAAATCATTTGGTTGGAAGAATAACTTATGAAAAAGGAGGAAGAATAGATTTCCTCCTTTTTCATCCTTATATCTTATCTAAAATACTACTCTTTGTTACCTCTAGATTTATTATATCCTTATTTGAGACAGATGGTGGTAAGAGCCACAAGGACAAAAGAGTCTTTACCTTCTCAAAGAATTCTGTGTCCAGGACCAAAGCCTCTTACCCAGAGCTTATAGTTTGAGTTTGTCCTGCTTCCATGTCATTTACCAACTGCACTTCTCGGAATCTTAATGAAATCACTTATGCTCCTTCTACCGCATAACACACTATGCCATACACTTCAATAGCACCTTGAAATGTTATCTGATTCTAAATGTGCCCCAATAATTCTAGAGCTCACTTTTTAGGCAATACGGGAGCCCATAAAGTAGCCAGCATGAAGATCCAATTGAATGACAATTGACTTCCCTTAGCGGAGTGATTCTCCGAAAGGATTGATTTACTTCCTTTAGTCTCATACtcggttaaaaaaataaattaactaaagtTAGAGTTGTCACAtcctttttaataaaacaaagtTCAGTAGTCATCTTGGAATGCCATATGAGCACCATggctttttctttccctttggAAATCCCTTTATAGTCCTCTTAAAGCTAATCTCTTCCTTACTAACATCAGCGAGCTTGGTGTtatcttgtgtgtgattgttctcgcCTTACTTAACCGTAATTGTGATCGCgtgttttttgcacaacaagtggtatcaaagctcaGGTTCAAGAAATCAAATTTACGGAAAATATGGCGAGTACCAAGTTTGAAGTGGAGAAGCTTAATAGGAAgaacaatttctctctttggcaAAGAAGGATGAATGATTTGCTGATTCAGCAAGGAGTTCACAAGGCGTTATTGGGAAAGGCAAAGAAACCCGAGAAGATGGACAATGATGTTTGGGAAGAGATGGATGCAAAGGCTGCCAATGCGATCCGTCTTAATTTGTCAGATGAAGTCATTCAGAATGTGATTGATGAAGAAGAGGCAGAATCAATTTGGCAGAAATTGGAAAGTCTGTATATGGCGTAGAATTTAATGAATAAGCTGTACATGAAGAAGCAGCTATATGGTTTACAGATGGAGGAAAATACAGATCTGCTGGAGCACCTCAACAAGTTCAATATGTTGAATACACAGTTGTTGAATTTTGCAGTGAAGattggagaagaagataaagcgATACTTTTGTTGGCATCGCTTCCCCCTTCTTATGATCACCTGGTTTCAACATTGTTATATGGGAAATAGACTCTAGCGTTTGAAGAGGTGACGGGATCTCTCTTGTCACATGAGACGCGGAGAAAACCTGTCAATGATCAGACTGATGGGCTTGTGGCACGGTTTGAGCCAAAGCGCCAAAGatataagtttaaggggaaGAATGGCAAAGGTAAACAGTATCGGTCTATGTCACAATCAGCACAGGGTGGAGAATCTCGGTTAGATGCAAAAGACGTGGAGTGCTATTATTGTCACAACAAAACGCACTACAGAAAATTTTGCAAGCTGATGAAACAAGATCTTGAAGATAAGAAGAGTCTGATGACAACGAGGTTAGCGCAGATGTTCTTTCAGTTTCCTCAGGTAAAAATTCTATCATAGACTCTTGGGTTTTGGATTCTGCTTGTTCATATCATATGTGTCCGAATAGGCAGTGGTTCGACACATTTAAATCCTATAATGCGAGTACAGTGCTAATGGGCAATGATGCTAGGTGTAAAGTCATTGGACAAGGTACCATAAAAGTTAGGTTGTTTGATGGGATTGTCAGGACACTCACTAATGTCAGATATATTCCCGAccttaagaaaaatttgatctcaTTAGGCACATTAGATTCTTGGGGCTATGGTTATTTAGCCAAAGATGGAGttatgaaaataactaaaggTGCTATGGTGATAATGAAAGGcaagaaaattggcaatttgTATANNNNNNNNNNNNNNNNNNNNNNNNNNNNNNNNNNNNNNNNNNNNNNNNNNNNNNNNNNNNNNNNNNNNNNNNNNNNNNNNNNNNNNNNNNNNNNNNNNNNGTATCTAATTTGACATATGATAATAGTATGGGAAATcctaaaatcacttttaaaagtttaaaattataaatataaaattttttaaggtGATAGTTCATTAATGGGCATATAAACTATATATGACTTGTACGTTACACGAAGGATCCCACCTCGATCGATCTGAAAAATATAACCGATTAAAACCTTTGTTATACTGATTAATTAGGGTTCGCTATAGATCGAAGCACACATGGAAGAGAAAATCAACAATGTGGAAAGATTCTTAATTGGCAATATATAAGATAAGAGATTAATTAGCTTAATTCATTGCCCCCCCGTGactaattaatcattttcttaatcctcctttatttgtctttttctctaATTGACAATCTCTGTATCCTCCACATGCAACGACTAGTTCATACGCGGAATCTATAGTACCCATGCAACCCCACAATCATTACAAGACAAAGTCAGCTCACCAACTCCTGCTTCTCCCTACTGTAGTAGAATTATTGGAATCCAATGTCATTATTTGTCGCAGCACTACTGATGAATTTAGGCAAGTAATGTACCTAAGTGGCTGCTACTCGGATAAGTGGTGAGATAGTCtaataaaatacaatttatttagATAAATAGGTATCAATCTTTCATATTACTTGTTCaaaattgctaataattcaAATGTACCTACTCTCACCTGCCTCCAAGTCtggaaaatttttcaaaaagctGCATACAGCTGATATCTTATATATTTCCTAAATATTAGCTTTTTTTTGTCTATTATTTTAGCACAAAAtattttgagataatttcatttAAGACTCCTGAACTACCACATGTTTTGAAAAAGactcccaaattttaaaaactctcaatttcacctttaaacttttaatttgatgcaatattgtAGCCCCCTCCGTTAGTTGCCTAACGTTAAAAGTGacaaaatgacttttatacccctgacatttttataaaattctcaattcattcttaatttcaaattaaaaatttgaaaaaacaaaaacaaaaattgaagtgtaatttggtctttttgggGTTTCTGTTAGGgtttaacataaaaaattaaaaaaaattaaaaattaaaagacggATGAggataaattgcatcaaattaaaagttcgaaaggtgaaatttagagtttttttaaaaaaaaatttgaggaagTCTTCTAAAAAAACATGATAATTCAAGTTGCCTTTgtgaagattctccaattatttttctctcttttctcctctttctACCTTTCATTGGAGactgttaaaattttgtaaaacatgttaaaatcttgTAAAACATGTGAGAATACGTAGGAAacttaaattttgtaaaaaaaagaacatgttaattgtttaaaaaagataagaaaaactATTAATGTAAATTGTATTTAAAGGGTGAAGTAAAACAGCACACAGCATGTCACGCACGCCTgtgcaaaattatttttttaattataaaaaattttaaaaaaaaaatttgcacaggTGTGCTGTGTATCACGGCTCGTATTTAAATAGTGAAACAAAACGTACGTAATTTCATtctctaaatttagaaaaaataaaaataaaaaataaaggcaacTGATAGTTATCTGATTCCTCTTATCCATTTCCACACTGTGGAACTTTCCATCTCATATTCGAAGCCCACCAGCCGGCTTTGCTGACTTTCTTCTCCAACTTTTGACCTCACAATATCCTATAAGTAGACATATGCATGTGAGCTCCTTCCCACAACATCACAAGCCAAAGGCCACATCGAAGCAATTACagctttttccattttctttcatCACTTCCTCATCGAAGCAAAGGAATAATGGAAAGTGGTGGACTTTCTACCCAAACATTCCTCTTGGCGTTTCTCTTGCTCGGCTTGCATGCCTCTTTGGCGCATTCCCAAGCCACACGAGTCGGTTTCTACTCCACCACATGCCCTCGAGCCGAATCCATTGTCCGCTCGACGGTTCTATCCCATTTCCAGTCCGACCGCACCGTCGCTCCGGGGCTGTTGAGGATGCACTTTCACGACTGCTTCGTGCAGGGCTGCGACGCTTCTGTGCTTATAAACGGGCCCACAGCCGAGAAAACGGCAGGGCCTAACCTGTCGTTGAGAGGATTTGAAGTTATTGACGACGCCAAGACGCAGCTCGAAGCTGCATGTCCTGGGGTTGTTTCTTGTGCTGATATTCTTGCTCTTGCTGCCCGCGATTCTGTCGTTTTGGTAATTTTCgtgtttatgtttgttttacGTTAATTGTGTGTTTGTAAATGTAATGCTCCGTTGGTTGATTATTTGTTGCGTTTTTGTTCCAGACGAGTGGACCGACATGGCAGGTGCCAACTGGACGCAGAGACGGTCGTATATCGTTGGCCTCTGATGCTGCAAATTTGCCTAGCTTCACTGACTCCATTGATGTGCAGAAGCAAAAGTTTGCCGCAAAGGGTCTCAACACTCAGGATCTGGTCATCCTTGTTGGTAAGCAACTAACGCATGCGTATATAATTTTAcatggacaaaaatttcatcaaaatcggTACCGAAGAAATATCTTccgactcttttttttttttttttgaaatgtccaTATAAGAGAatggggattcgaactagtgacattcgctTTATGAGACGTGATCAACAGTcgaatgtttataaacatttaaaacgttagtctaaattagtaaactgctattaataaccttaagaatttaatgtgcgttttaaatgtttatagacatttgacactattttaaatgtattgatggatattttttttagattagtttgaatgaaatttctatcacttttatatttttcaaatttttttaaaaaaaaaattcttcctaaacgctttaattttgatttccttaaatatttaaatttgaactAAATTGTATTCATTTTTTGTGATGATAAAGGTGGGCACACCATTGGGACATCAGCTTGCCAGTTCTTCAGGTACAGACTATACAACTTTACCACAACCGGAAATGGTGCCGATCCCACCATTGATCCCGCTTTCCTCCCTCAACTACGAGCACTCTGCCCACAAAACGGCGACGGCTCAAAGCGCGTCGGACTGGACGCCAGCAGCCAAAACAGATTCGACACATCTTTCTTCACAAACTTGAGGGGCGGGCGGGGAGTGCTGGAGTCTGATCAGAAGCTATGGACTGACGCCTCCACCAAAACTTTTGTCCAGCGTTTCTCGGGGTTGAGCTTCGGCATAGAGTTTGGAAAGTCCATGGTGAAGATGAGCAACATTGGTGTCAAAAGCGGCGCTGACAGTGAAATTCGCAAACTATGTTCGGCGATTAATTAACTGATCGACAACCGCAgtgaaaatgaaatttaattacCGATcacttttgttttagatttccATGTCCGTTGAGGAAAGGatatgggaaaagaaaaaaaaaaattaatgtactgaatttttgttttattggcGTAAGCCAATGAATAAAAACGGTTAAAACTGTTTTTCTTGTGTCGAAAATCAATCAAATTGTTACGGCATATATATAAGATTCTGAATTACCCTTTTTTTATAGTGGCTTATTTGCAACTGTTTTTCCTAGATCTTGCCTTTACGTGCCATTCATCGATCACATGTTCACCTTGATCGAGATATGGTTTATCATTAGAGTTAGTGACGTATTATAAGGGTGTGTTTGGTATAGCGATTTTATagactaaaagtattttttaaatcaaatcgtaaAAAATTAACTGTTTTGCATTACgttgtttttttaattcacaatttgaaaatgcagaaaatctgtgttttcaaatcgcaggtTATGAggtgcgtttttttaaaaaataaaaaataaaaaaataaaaagcacaattttaaaagttaaatcacaattttgtcaaacatttaattgtgtttttataaattttatttttaaatcacactttttaaaatcgaaaTCTCAAACGGGCCTAAGTCGTGACGTAAAATTGGCAGTTAAATGGTCGTGTAGCATAATAATGGTTTGGAAATTAATTCCATGTTACACACGTGCATTATTTCAGGATTAATGGGCCAATCTTGGGCTTGATATATAGGTTACGACGTGGGCTCACAAACCCATAACCCGACAGAAACTTTTTAATCTTATTCtatcaaattcttcttcttcacatcctgcactttctttttctcaaattactTTAATCCTTTGTTTCTCTCTCGGCCCACATTTTGCCCCACCGTTTCTTCCCCTGTTTTTTTCTAGTAGCTGTCTCTAACTGTACAAGCAACCCATTGATTGTATCTTAATGGGGTGATGCTTCTTAGAGAAAATGTGGACGAAGATGAAGGCTGAATAATATTTTGGTCTAGACATTTGGCTTGTTGGAGAAGGCCGAGtttttcacacaaaaaaatGTAACTAATCCAGCCGAGTTTTTCGAAGAATACATTTAAGATGAGCAGTGAAGTCACAAATTTTACAGTGATAGAACCAAAGCTTTTCATCTATTTTTTCTTCGCAAATTTGACAATAACATTCTTCAGAGTTATCTTCAGCGGCGTAAGTAAAATATAGGAGATGTGTGTCATATCTATGCCTACTTACTAGTAGAAGCGTAGCACATTTAATACATTTAATATACAAGAGGAACCTACAAGTAATGCATTCAAATGTGGGAATGGGACTAGGACCTTGATCACAAACATTACACTTTGGTTGACCAAATTCACCAAGGAAGAGGCAGTGCTGGTGACCTTTATGTTTAAAGACTTCTGGAATTAATATACATTAAGCATCAAATATTGCATGGTAACACGAATCCTTAACACATTTGTAGTTGAAGCTCCTTCGAGTTCGATCGCAATCCCAACACTTGAACAATTGCACTTTAGAATCTACATTAAGTAGGGTGAGTGGATGAGCATGATGTAATGTTTTCATAACCTTTTGGGGTAGTTTAGTATATCTTATATGGAGAGAGTAGTTGCACTGCGCAAAGCCATAAAATGGTGGCAACACTATAAATTGCATACACCCCTCACAACTCTTGACATCCAAGAGCCCTTCATTTTTAATAATCAATTTATGTTGTCGATGACTCGAATGTTCGATCTCCTTAGGGACAGCTTTTTCATCCTCTTTTAGAGCGTTTCCCTTGACCAAATGAGTAACGTAGTCAACAGAATTACTGGTCTCACCCACAATCCTAAACCAATATGCACACCGTAAGTGGGCAATGTAATCATACTTCTGATCATCACAACAGTAATCCTTCTTGTATCGTTATCATTCATTAATCTTTTATAAGTTGGTGTTATTATTAATAAGTACATAAAATATCATTGAAAAACGCAAAAGCCTAAGTAGACAAAAATgttaagaaaatcaagaaacTAAGAAATTAAGATGTAGAGCAGAATAGCAGATGCAcagtgaaaataattttgaaaagaaaaaataaataaaaaataaaactttagtTCTACCATCAAAACTAAGCACACTGCTGTATCTTGAGGACTGCCGCACGCCCCTTTCCAACAAATAAGAAGATCCACTACTCTGTTACTGTTAGGCATAATTGAGGTTAATCCAACACAGCTGAAAATAGCATTCCATAAGTCATGGGCAATCTCACAATAAAGTGCAAGATGATCCTGAAACTCCCTACCCCTCTTACACTTAAAAATGTCTCTCATTGGAGGAGAAAACGCAAGATAGGTAGTGTCAATGGATGAAATTGTCGGGTTTTTGATATGAAATCTTTTACATATCAAATGACATTATCTTAAGataaattaaatgttttattttctctttttattattgtagCGTTTTTTGTAATTTCGCATAGGAGCTGACACTGGTTAATCGCTTCACCATTTTATTGGGACTTATATTGAGTCATGAAATCATGTAAACGCTGTGTTACATTACATGGGATGGACCAAACTTTATTAAAGACAGAGTAAGAGGGAGACAAGAAAACAGAGGATGAGATTGCCCATCAAAGGCAAAGCAGAAGAATCAGTGAAGGAAGGGATTTGTTTGGAAAGCCTTGGAGAATCTTCTTGAGTTGGTGTTGACTTTAAGAAGAAAGGTGGCCTACTATTTTGCTGCTTCCTTNNNNNNNNNNNNNNNNNNNNNNNNNNNNNNNNNNNNNNNNNNNNNNNNNNNNNNNNNNNNNNNNNNNNNNNNNNNNNNNNNNNNNNNNNNNNNNNNNNNNTTAACATCTCTTATCTCTCTGTTCATGATCAGGTATTTTCACAGTTGCAGGAATAACTGATTTATTGATCTATCAcagtcaaaaagtgaaaaaaaaaaaaaaaaaaaatgtaaactggCAAATATAGCCTGATATTGGTTTTCTGCAGGAGAAACTTGTGGGGGTAGCAAAGATCATTGAATCATTTTCTTATGAggattattaattaattgcttttgtaattattaaaatcatgtgacttttattttattttattttattctgtcAAATTCCAACTTACAATAACTAAATGTTGCTTCAGTTATATACCTGCTGGCTTGAGTAGTTATGAAACAGGAGAATCCTTTCAAAAGTTTGGGAAACAATACGGGGCTAGCTGAGATCAAATTTTACCAGGGTGTTTCcacaaaaatctttttttatttatttattttattttttatgtgtgtAGCCAGGGGTTTGATAATCTTGAAATATTAAACATTTTTAGGAATtacatttcttttcctttcccttcaTTTTCGCTGCAATCAATCATAGCTATGTTGGTTTTCGATCTCTTCCAAATCCATTTCACTCTGTCATTCTGTGGATTTGATAAGAAACTTCATAACTTCATGACCATTATGACTCCAGCAATATGATGATAACAGAGGATGACTGTGCGTTGAACTAAAGGCTCAGTCACAATTATTCCTCATGATATGAGTAAAAGAAATGTCATATAGGTTTGAGGTGTGATAATTTAATTTACCCTTTTTGTTTCTAAGCAATACATAGGGGTAGAGGAGGCGGGACATTTAATTTAgcttaaattttattgaaaacgAAGAGTTGTTTGGAGGCATATATGTTGATGGTAGCTCTTGCAATTAAGGGTGTAGATGCAAATGCAGATGTGATTATTTGCAATATTCGCAGTCACGTCCACGTCAGCAAAATGTGGATATCCCATTTAGATGTCCGCATTCGCATCATAATTTTAGTAATAGCATCCACGCGGTTATTCTCTGCTATCCGCATATTAAGTAATTTAATGAGCTATTTGTGcttattttactctttttggCTTCTTTGGGTTCTATTATGGCATATTTTAAAGGATTTTGAAATTAGTTTAGGCCCTTTTTTAGTGTTCTATTCTAAACTTTTTTAGGCCTAGTGTTTTGAACACATTGATTTCATATTACTTTTGAAAACAATATAAACATAACCTATACCTAATCCAGAAAGATGCTATTTTGGTATTAAACACCAAGACGATGTCATGTTGGTGAATTTattaaatgtaatatatataaaaaaataaaaaatatattatatatcaaGGGTATGCTGGTGCGATTATTAACAAGATCTGCTATTCATATATGCATATGCGGATAGGTCCTACTTGCAATACCCTTTCAATGTTACATTGTTTATATGAATCCACCCATCGAACTAGTCAGCTGATGCGTTACGAGCGGAGTTGACACCAACAACGTCGGCTCAAAGGCGGTTGTCACTAGACACAAAT
This window encodes:
- the LOC132178875 gene encoding peroxidase N1-like, yielding MESGGLSTQTFLLAFLLLGLHASLAHSQATRVGFYSTTCPRAESIVRSTVLSHFQSDRTVAPGLLRMHFHDCFVQGCDASVLINGPTAEKTAGPNLSLRGFEVIDDAKTQLEAACPGVVSCADILALAARDSVVLTSGPTWQVPTGRRDGRISLASDAANLPSFTDSIDVQKQKFAAKGLNTQDLVILVGGHTIGTSACQFFRYRLYNFTTTGNGADPTIDPAFLPQLRALCPQNGDGSKRVGLDASSQNRFDTSFFTNLRGGRGVLESDQKLWTDASTKTFVQRFSGLSFGIEFGKSMVKMSNIGVKSGADSEIRKLCSAIN